The genomic region GCCGATGGCGCGTATCCGTCATGGATACAGCGATAGCTACGGCCCTTCGCTAACAATGGTTTCAAAGCAAATATGAAATTTTGACGACACAGGAACGCAGCACTGAGAGCGAACTTTTTATTGCTAGACAAGTCCACCCTCGTTACGGCACACGTGTGAAGGTCTCGCGATAGAGATTGCCTTCAGCCGGCGTCGCCGAATGGGAAGACATAGGGATCAAGCACGACGTCTCCAAGTCAACGAGTCCGATCACCTAACGAAAACCGCACTGTTGCTCTCATCTTGGCATCTTTACCGTTGATCCCTGTTTCGCAACTGTGCTTTTGCGATACCGCGGCTGCGCGGCAACCTGGCCCGCCCTGCATTTCTGTCCGCCATGAAGGTGTTTCTGCAAATGTTGCGATTATCGCTCTCGGAATGGTCATCGCATTCCTGGTGTGCTGCGGCTGACCTGTCAAAAGTGAGAGCGTCGGGGATGGGACGTGCGGACCCTGATGTTTCCGCTTCTGAAGTAAGCGTATAATGACGGCACAGAACGCCCTCGATGAAGCCACGAAACGATCGTCGTAAGGGCAAATGCCCTGCATATCTGTCAAGCTAGACTGAGATAATAACCAAGGTATTTCTTAACAAACTCGGAGAATTTCGGCCGGGATATGCATGAACGGCATAAGAATCATTGCTCATTCCAAGGCTATTCAATAAATCGATAACGATTGACCGTCGATCTGAAAAGGAAAAAGATCATTTGACCGCGAGTTCGAAACAACCAGATCCGGTCGATATTGAGGTCGGAAGGCGCATTAAGCTGCAGCGCAGGATCAAGGGAATGAGCCAGACTGTCTTGGCTGATGGTTTGTTCGTCACGTTCCAGCAAGTGCAAAAATATGAGAAGGGGTCCAACCGCGTCAGTGCCAGTCGTATGAGCAACATCGCTCGGATCCTCGAAGTCCCCGTCTCTTATTTTTTTGAAGGAAATGAGCAGCAACCTGATCACGACGATGGCGATGCGATATCCCCGCTCAGGGACTTGACGCAATTCGTTGCCACCATTGAAGGCAGCAATCTCAACCGTGCGTTCTCGAGCATCCGATCGTCAGAAATCAGAAAGCGCATCATAGGTCTTGTCGCAGCGCTGGCAAAGGACCACGCTGAAGATTGATTGCTAAAGCACCCACCGAGTGTGTCGTCGATAATCATCGCCATTCGTCCGATACGGCAGGTTACTCCACAGCCTGCCGCCGACATTGGCGGCGTGAAGGGGCTTTGTCTCACCAATGAATAAACTTTCGCGGAGAATACCGTAATTCGACATGTGAGGCCACTTACCTGCGGACAGTCCACGCTGACGGTACGAAAGAATGGTTCCATTGGGACCACAAAGGTTCTCGCATCCATTTAAGGATGACGATCTCGCCGACTTCGGTGAAACTCTGCCGCGCATTGGGCAAAGTTTAAAGGTTGGCAGCAGCGAGCGTAATAGGCCAAGGTCGCCCATCGACGCGCGAGGTGCAGGATTTACAGGATTTACAGGATTTACAGGATTTACAGGATAAAATTATCGGGCGGAACCCTTCGCAGTACAACCCAATAAATAGTCTTCAAGAGTTGGAAATCTGCCAGCGGTCGGCATGCTGGAACACTCAATATCATATCAAAACGTGTCACTTGATCAGAAAAAGCTGGCAATACTATTCGGAAATATTCCGCCGAAAGGCAAAACAATATATAAGATGAATGCGCTTTCATCTTTATTGCATGATCTTTCGGGATAGTTAAATAAATTTCTCAGGCGCACAGATTTTATGTAGACGGTGCAATTTCATTTATATACCTTCGAGAAAGTTTCTTCATTCGTCGCAATCGTAGTTCTGTATTTGGATAAAATATGGTATATATATATGATGGCTTCAAGACTTTCTATCCAGCCAAGGTAATACACGCGCGATCTATAGATGATGTCATTCGCGCTGTGACTTATGCGACATCTTCCGGTTTGAAAATTCGGCCTATGGGCCTTGGATACTCTTGGTCTGAACACTCTTTCACAAATGGAATTTCTCTGCAATTGGATGGATTGCGAAGGCTCTGTGTCATCGATAGGGCTGCAAAGACCATAACGGTCGACGCCGGCGTGCGCATGGGCGATATTACACGCGCGCTCGGTCGGCGAAACCTGTGTCTACCATCACTCGCTTTTCTTCCAGAAATGACAGCGGGCGGTGCGGTGGCGACGGCGACGCACGGCACAAACCACCGGAGCGGTACGATGTCCGATTTCGTTGTGTCGATGGACGTCGTGCTTGCCTCCGGTGAGCTCAAGACTTTCGATAGAAAATTGGTGTCTGAGGCCGAGATGTGTGCGGCCAGGGTCTCAGTCGGCATGCTTGGGGTGATCACCAAAGTCGTTTTTCAAGCAATTGATATGCCGTGGGTCCGCTACACCAAACTTGAGATCGACCTCGACGAATTTATGGCGACCCGCACTGCCGTGTTGTCGCGATATTCGCACGTCTGGGTCCACTGGTCGCTCGGCACAAACAAGATAAAGGTCGATTGCCTGGAAGAGCGGCAAGATAGGCATGAGGGCTTCAATCCCTATGTCAGCCACCGAAATGCAGTTTGGGAGCCAAGACGGCAGTCGATGCTGAGATCGATAATCCGCCCGGCTGTGCATTTGGCTCAAGACATAATACGCTCAAACGTGCCGGCGACAAAAGCACGATCAAAAAGTGACGTTCGGATCAGTATGCAATATTCGGTCGACACGAAGGACTGGGAGCGTGTTGTGGATCGTATCGCAGCAAGTCAATTTGCTAGCAGAAACTTCGGAAAAATTATGGAAATGAAATTCGTCAAGGGCAATAACCTGTCCTACCTTGGCCCAAATGCGGGCCAGGATGCTGTCTGTTTCAATATTTATTGGATGATTAAACGAAGCGAACAAGATGAGATCCTGCGCCCTTTCGAGGATCTCATGCGCTCATTTTCAGCCCGACCGCACTGGGGAAAAGATCACAAGATTCCGGACGAAGCCTATATGAGATCGGCGTTTCCTCAGTGGGAAGCATTCGATTGCGTCAGGCGCTCGCTGGACAAAAATGACCTCTTCACAACCATCCGTTAACGCGGCGCGCGTCACCTTGCCTTCTACCGGGTGCCAGATGGTTGTGACGGTCAGACTGTGTGATTTGACCGGCAAATTGTCTTTCAAGACAATATCGGTGGGGCCAGTTGTCAATTCCCATCGCAACCAACAAGGGCTAAGGGTGGCTATTATCGAGCGCTTAACGGAGCACAGATGACATCCTCACCAGATTGGGAAGGAAAAAGATTTTGTCATGTGTCGTTGGAAATATTCGATCAGCACATTCAATCAGGCTAAGATCCGGACCGATTTTTTTGACTGGACGAGCGTCGTTCTTTGACCGCCGTTCTGATGTAGGTGAGATAGAAGATACAGTGTGTGCACACATACCCAAACTGCAGAAGCGCGCCGTAGATGAGGCACCAAACCAACAATTGTCCGGCGGAAACA from Rhizobium rhododendri harbors:
- a CDS encoding FAD-binding protein, giving the protein MVYIYDGFKTFYPAKVIHARSIDDVIRAVTYATSSGLKIRPMGLGYSWSEHSFTNGISLQLDGLRRLCVIDRAAKTITVDAGVRMGDITRALGRRNLCLPSLAFLPEMTAGGAVATATHGTNHRSGTMSDFVVSMDVVLASGELKTFDRKLVSEAEMCAARVSVGMLGVITKVVFQAIDMPWVRYTKLEIDLDEFMATRTAVLSRYSHVWVHWSLGTNKIKVDCLEERQDRHEGFNPYVSHRNAVWEPRRQSMLRSIIRPAVHLAQDIIRSNVPATKARSKSDVRISMQYSVDTKDWERVVDRIAASQFASRNFGKIMEMKFVKGNNLSYLGPNAGQDAVCFNIYWMIKRSEQDEILRPFEDLMRSFSARPHWGKDHKIPDEAYMRSAFPQWEAFDCVRRSLDKNDLFTTIR
- a CDS encoding helix-turn-helix domain-containing protein, which encodes MTASSKQPDPVDIEVGRRIKLQRRIKGMSQTVLADGLFVTFQQVQKYEKGSNRVSASRMSNIARILEVPVSYFFEGNEQQPDHDDGDAISPLRDLTQFVATIEGSNLNRAFSSIRSSEIRKRIIGLVAALAKDHAED